From the genome of Nicotiana sylvestris chromosome 1, ASM39365v2, whole genome shotgun sequence:
ACGAGcctcattcgacttgtagtgccccgaaaggttttcaccaacaagcctatcccatttgttcatctctcaactcaccatcgccttacggttcccgcgagggttttcaccaataagactctctcattttaaattttctctcagctcaccatcacctttcggtgcctgtgagggttttcaccaataagactctttcattttattcatttttcatttGTACCCATGAACAAAATGTTACccatgatgtaaatcatacctctatctcgcCTGACTTgacatcctcaaagattgattggaaggtctttctttggaccgtaatgtaagcttttggacaaggctagaaagaaagggtggtatgaaggctcaaaataatttaaaatgaaaagggttcaaaattacaactttcggaattagatCTTCTGCAAAACCAAAACTACTGCCCCAGTTTATTTGGGTTTGGGaaattttagatttttattttgagGGGACCGAACCGTgtaagattgcctacgtattcttaaaaggaatcaggtcgaacgtagttcaaacaaaagtaattatttttttttcatatttctatctttcattttttttaattctactcctaattccaaaagaggggtatgaaagaaaaaaataaggctcaaaggggataacaaatgataaaagtgtttgggtagcggaacaaaatgccttcgtcattttaaCTTTTAACATGCTAAGTACAAAATGCGAATGAAAATAAGCAAAGAACTCATacatagtacctcttgactgcatcacaattgatagccatatctacacatttgctttctatatctgttaaatacaaagcaccattgggcaacactcttgtcaccatgaatggcccctgccaatttgggaaaaacttgcctttagctttagcctgatgaggaaggatgcaTTTTAATACCAGCTGACCCACTTCGAATTTCTGAGGacacaccttcttgttgtatgctcttgccattctcttctgatacaattgaccatgacttACTACAGCTaaccttttctcatcaatcaaactcaactgctctagccgagttttgacccactcatcatcatcaattttagCTTTTGTAATGATCCGAAGGGATGTAATCTCAACTTCCACAAGTATAACTGCCTTAGTTCCATAGCCCAGTAAATAAGGAGTTGTTCCCACTGAAgtgcgaatagtagtgcgataacccagtaaggcaaaatgcaacttttcatgccattgcgtAAAACCTTGCACCATCTTACAAAGTATCTTTTTACGTTCTTGTTAGCAGCCTCAACAGCTCCATTttccttgggacggtacggagtggAGTTTCAATgcataatcttgaactgttggcatacctctttcatcaaatgactattgaggTTGGaagcattgtctgtgatgatcaccttgggaattccgaaccgataaatgatatttgaatgaaaaaatccaacactgccttcttggtcatggacttgaaagttacagcttcgacctacttggtaaagtaatcaatggccactagaataaacctaTGCTCGTTCGATGCTACCGGCTTAATTGAtctaatgacatccatgccccaagtaaCAAATGGCCAAGGTACGGATattgtatgcaactcagatggcagggaatgaatcaaatcaccgtgtacctggcattgatgataTTTGCGAACAAAGCTGATGCAAtatcgttccatggtgagccaataataagaTGCTCAAAGTATCTTCTTTGTCAAGACATATCCATTCATGTGCGACCCGCAAATTCCAGAATGCACTTCGGCCATGATAGTTAAAGCttctttagcatctatgcaccttAGTAGTCCCAAATctggagtcctcttgtacaagattcccctattcaagaaaaatccactagccagacGTCGAATGGTTCTCGtttgatcacctgtggcatgTACTGGATATATCCCTAACTTGATGtatttgatgtcatggaaccaaggttcgcCATTAATTTCCTCTTCAACCACATTataataagcatgttgatcacgaacttgGATATGCACAGGATCGACATAAGCCTTGTCCGGATGATATACCATTGACGCCAGGGTAGCCAAGGCATCAGAAATCTCATTATGAGCCCTgggaatgtgtctgaattctatcgacctgaatcgttgacaaagatcatgcagacattgtcggtatgATATGAGCTTCATGTCCCGAggctcccattctccttgaatctagtGGACCaacagatctgaatctcccagaaCCAGTATTTCATGGACTCCCATGTctatagctaacctcaaacccaaaatgcatgcttcgtattcagccatgttgttggtgcaataaaatcgaagttggGCTGCTAtagggtagtgttgccctgtttcagagatgagtacAGCCCCTATTCCGACATTTTTCATGTTAGCAGCtacatcaaagaaaagtttccaagcTGGCTTTTCATCATGGTCAACCTCAACAACACACATGacttcttcatcagggaaataagttttcagtgactcatattcttcatccaccggattctcggccaaggcTTGGGTTTTCATCGCGATCCGAGTTACATAAATGATGTCACACTCTATGAGTAAAATATGCCACTTTGAAAGTCttcctatgggcataggcttctaaaagatatactttagaggatccatacGAGAAATAAGGTAGGTAGTGTAGGACGaaagataatgcttcaacttttgtgccacccaagtcagggcgcaacatgtcctctcaagcagagtgtacttaaccttataggtagtgaacttcttactaagataatagATTGTTTGCTCCTTCTTTCTCGtaatgtcatgttgacccaatacacaaccgaaagaattatccaagactgtcaagtagaGAATTAAAGGTCTCTCAGGCTCTGGTAGGGCCAGCATATGTAGGTTTGACAGGTACCTTctaatcttatcaaatgcttcttgacactcgtcagTCCACTTAACTGTAGCATTCTTCTTCAGtagcttaaagatgggctcacaggttgtcgtgagctgagcaataaacctgctgatgtaatttaaccttccaagcaaactcatcacttcagttttgttctttggcggtggtaactcttgtatggctttgatctttgacggatccagctCAATACCACGTCTACTAACCACGAATCCCAGCAGTTTCCTAGAAGAGACACCAAATACACATTTCGTTggattgagcttgaggttgtaTCCGCGGAGccttttggaaaaacttcctcaagtctttgacatggtcagactgcttctttgactttatgatcacatcatatATATAAAACtcaatctctttatgtatcatatcatgaaatatgGTAGTCATCTTCCTCACGTAAGTTGCCCCATCATTCTTCAAactaaatggcattacccgagAGCAATAGGTTcctcatggcgtgatgaatgctatTTTTTCTACATCTTtctcatccatcaagatctggttATATCCCGtgtagcaatctacaaaagacccaatctcatgcttggcacaattatcaatcagaaTGTGAGTGTTTGGAAATGGAAAATAAACCTTTGGGCTCGCTTTGTTAAGATCACGgtaatcgacacataccctggtcttaccatccttctttgatactggcacaacattagctaaccaagtgggatatcgagtAACCCGAATGGCCTTTTCATcaagctgctttgtgatttcttctttgattttcacactcatgtcaatcttgaactttcttaacttttgcttgacaggagggaatgctggatcagttggcaatttatgaactaccaaATCAGCTTTCAAGCCTGGCATATAGTCATACGACCATGTaaagacatctttgtactcaaacaatgctttgattatttcttccttaACTTATGGTTCCAGATGCACACTTACTTTGGTTTCCCTAACATTATCCTGGTCTcataaattgattgcttcagtttcattcaaattaggctttagtttttttttcaaattgtttTAGCTCTTTATTGATTTCCTCAAATGCTGCTTCTTATCATATTTTGTTTCATCATCATACTCcacttcttggattattatttcagaattaaattggcttttaagacttggctgaaaattccttatgcatgtcatgtcattagaaccagcataaaaagaactgtacaaaacaaAATGAAACCTTATTAGGAATAACGAAGAATAGAAAGTTatttttcattgaaaataaaaggatagaagggtttgaacatcaaaacaagctaagaataaaaatttggattacaaccctggaataacccaaaaaacataaggaaaaacaaagcaaactaccaaaactccttccgggtGGGGAGAGGGGTAGCTTCCCAATTACTAAGCTTCACATTTGGCCCAACGAGATGCACATCTGCATTACTTGAACTTTCCCCAATTTCTACCCTATTAACCTCATCGAACAGACTCTGGAACCTCTTGATCATCTCTTCATCAACATCGACTATAGGTTTCAGAACTGATGATATTGGACATTTTGCGGCCCCTGGCTTGACAAAAGATTTGGAGATGTGTGGAATAGGTTTGGGTAGCGACCATACCTTCTGTTTCTGTTTTTAGCCATTTTCACTTCCCTCTCCTTAggcatgaatcccaaaccaaatgtgccAAAATTTTCACATGGGCACACTGGATGCACAATACCTTGTAGAGATGAACCCAAACCTTTACCCAGcataaaaccattcttcaacatttcatttgCAACCATGACAGATGTTGAGGATAGCCCCGGACCTGGAATGCATTCACCCTCAGAAATCTTCTCAACAGACATTGTTTCGAAAGTTTGGTAGGCCCTAGGTCCTTTATCATCTTCAACTTCAATAAAGGGAACAAACATGTCATTATAAGCAGATATGTCCTCGTCACCGTGCACTACTATTTCTTGCCCATCCTATTCAAACTTTACTATTTGATGCAGAGAGGACGAGACTACTATAGCCGTGTGTATCCAAGGTCtgcccaacaacaaattgtaggagACAACCACATCTAACACTTAAAACTCCATAGTGAACATGACTGGCCCTATCAACAACTCAATCATTATATCACCGACAGAATCTTTTCCTCCCCCATCAAAGCCTCGAACACATACACTATTCATGCGGATTCTTTCAGTACCGATTTTTAACTTTTGTAAAGTAGACAAAGGACAAATATTTGTACTAGAACCGTTATCAACCAATACCCTTGAGACAACTGATTCCTCGCACTTCACCATGAGATAAAGAGCTCGATTGTGTTCTGTACCCCCCATAGGAAGCTTATCATCTGATAAGGTGATCCTATTTGCTTCGAAGATCTTGTTAGCAatcttttccaagtgattcactaTGATCTTATTAGGAATAtgtgcctcattcaaaatcttcattaGGGCTTTGAAGTGGTCATCTGAATGTATCAGTAAAGACAAAAGAGATATTTGAGCCAGTGTTCTCCTTaattgctccacaatggaatagtcttgcactttcatctttttaagGAACTCTTCAACCTCTTCTTCGGTGACCGACTTCTTTACTGGCATTTGACTATCCTTGAATGGCTTGGCCTTCCTTAATTCTTCCATGGTAAAACACCTCCCTGAACGAGTCAGTCCTTCAGTTTCAttgacttctttccctttataTGTCACTATCACCCGTTTGTAATTCCATGGGATAGCCTTTGTATCAACCATTGGCAATTGGGTCACTAGTTTAATAAAACCAGGGGTAATACGGGCCCCTTCCACGACTATGACAGGTTTTTTTGCATCCTAGGCATGACCACCTTCAGCTTTTCTTGACTTGCTCCCACATCATTCGGAAGCCCTTTCACTACCAACATAGGTGGCTTTATGTTGAGCATTCTTAGCTTCTCCGTCACCCCTTCGACTGTCAAGGAAGTCACTTTGTAGAATCTGGAGCCTTAACTGGATTACTTTCACTAGCATGAATCATAATAACGGACTTAGAAGAATTCTTGGGTTCTCCATCTTTATGAACTATTTCGATCATATGTGTCTCTACATGGGCTGTCAAAGGATTTTGGGTGATATTTGGCGCTTCCAGGCTCTGTACTACAATTTGAtttgtatcaataagctcttggacTGCTCTCTTTAAatgccaacacttctctgtatcgtGCCCTGGGGCATCAGGACAGTATGCACATCTGAGTGAATAATCAAGGTTCTTTGGAGGGggatttggtatctttgactcaATCGGTCTCAAGACGTCCAACTGCCTCAACATTTgaaacaaactggtataggactCTCCAAGCGAGGTGAAAGTTTATTTCTGTTGCAGTCTTTCTCTTCTATAATCTGGCCTTGGCCGAAAGCTTGGACCAGTAGGGTTTTGGTATGGTTGTGGGGGTGGATAAGGATTTTGTGGAGTTAGAGCACGCTATTATAGATAAAGAGagggttgagcatatgactgtTCATGGTGGACATGATATTGGTGTGGTCTGACTGAGTATTGAGGTTCTTATGGTGGGAAAtaatgttggggtggattatatagAGCTTGAGTGTAGGCTCGAGATTTAGATCAAGGCTGAGTGTACTGGTGAGGTGAAACCCTTGGTCCACTCCATGGTTCAAATTCAACCATAGCGACATCATCCTTTTTCTTCTTCCCCGACAAACTTCCTGTGCCATTCTGGATTGCCTGCATAGTTGCTTTTATGGcggaatagctcatgatcttgcttgactttagtccttattacaccatctctcccatctttaccacatcattaaaaggttTGCCCATGGCTGATATCAAGtggccaaagtaagtaggctcttgTGCCTGAAGAAAGCACTTGACCATTTCGTCttcttccatcggaggattgacCCGGGCAGCTTGTTGTCTCCATCTGAGTctgtattccctaaagctttcattagactttttttctatttttgtcaaAGATAGGCGATCCGGGACAATATCGATATTATACTAAAAATGTCgagcaaaggcctgagccatatcgtcccataTATATCATCTGCTAGCATCTTGACGTGTATACCATTCGAGGGCTGCCCCATtcaaactctgactgaaataGGCCATTAAAAGCTCATCCTTCTTACCAGCACCTCTCGTCTTACTGCAATAACTTCTCAACCACgagatctccatgtccatcatataAATCAAATTTTGGAATCTTGAACCCAGTGGGAAGTTGGACATCAGGGAACAAGCACAAGTCCTTGTAAGACACAATTACTTGGTttcctatcccttgcatgttcttTAAAGATTTCTATAAACTCTTCACCTTCATGAATATGTCATCTTTCTCCACATTCTTAGTGGTCTTCTCAATTTCAACAGGAGGCTCAAAGTGATGGGTATAGCTATAAGGATCCGAGACCTTGAAAGTTAGTTCAGGAGCATAGGATTGGGCATCAGGGATTTTGAATGTGGGTTCACTAGAAGATCGATGGATAGCAGCTTATGGAGGGGCTACAAGAACAAGAGTGGATTTTGGAGTGGGATATGAGGTTGTTTTGGTTGGTAGAGCAGGGAAAGGTTGGGAAGAGGTGCCAGGGTAGTTGTGATAAAGGGTAAAACCTAGAGCATATTGTGGGAAAAAATCAACAGTGGTGGGAATCTGGCCTTGTGATAGTGGTAAGATGGTAacagggttttcagtgtagttagtgagAAATGAGGGTAGAGGATGACCACTGATCCAAGCTTGATACATATATGACATTTGTTGTTTCAACCTTTGAACCTCTTCATTCAACTCATATTCTGATTCCACAATCTCCCTTGATGGATCAACAACACCTGTATCCAATTCTTTTCTAGTCATGACTGTCTTGTTCTTTGACCTagtgttgtatggatgacttgccagagtgccaacaaactaaccaccttcttgAAGTTGATAGTGAAACAAAGCCAAAAGGAGCAAAACAAAGCTAAcatgttagtgttagggcatttattAGATAATAATATCATattgtgtgcaatgcacctagcaacaattaacggttctaaaaTGGCTTTGAGGGTCATAAAGTCATATGGCATCATCCTAATTTGCTCATTTCAATTTTCTaaacccttttcttttgcttaatcacGCACCCTACAAATccgtctttttttttctttttcttttttaatgatgattcgatcgaaccccatgtatgttgcctacatatcatgtccctcatgaatcagatcaagcgtagttctggaaaagtaatggacaaataaactaagaaacaaaaatctttttggattttttatttataacttttttcggttttcaaatacaaaacaggAGGTACGATAATGAGAGACTCAACAAACTAAACTATACTACGACAGCTTTGACACCAACTAAATGACTGAATACTACGGTACAAGACTagaaagtaaaacatgaacaatagACTCAAACCATAAAAAAGCTCCccaagcaactcctgaatgcagTAGTTCTGAGTATCTGTCATGCTTGAGTCCTGGTACGTGGATCCACACCTGAATGAGAAAACTAAGACCAAATAGAGTTAGTGACTCGAGACACTACGTGAGACCATAATGCTTCCTATTGGGCATATGCAAGGCACGAGTGAGGTTATTTCTGCAAAACGGCCAATGTGGCAAAAAGGTGGTTAAAAATGAAAACTCAATTAGGAGGACCTCTAAAACATGGAATCACCTCACGAAGGCCCATAAACTCTCGGGAATCGTGGTCCCTCAAACTGCTTTGCAAAAATGACCCACTTTGCAGAAATTGGCTATGCGGCCGAAAAATGACTAATTATTCAAATTCAACGGGAGTGGACCTTAAAAGTGAGAGGACACCTTGTTGTGAACTTAGGACTCTAAGACATGGAAAAACAatccacatttgcaaaaatatgCCTATTTTGCAAAAACGACCGATGTGGCCAAACGTGGCTAAAATTGCAAGATTTGACTACTACCctgcgaagccaagaacctaagactcgctaggaagaccggaccctatgtgtaCTTAGCCTTAATTACGTGTTCTATACTTGCACTATGCTGAAACTATTTCCTTGTGTGTTATATTCCAGTCTTATGTGATCTCTTTCCTTGTTTGTCTTTACTGTTTGAAattaactcccttaattaagggagtacttctgctaattttatactaattgatACCTAATTCCATAATTACTGCTTGTTTTTGATTCTTACCATATTATTCTTTctagtttcaaactatatatatgctctctcattaacacacacAGACACGAACTCTTAGTTCAAAACTATCTCCCATACTTAAAAATTTTtgctctctctcttgtgctagttgctactgctctaagttagccagctgcaagccaaggctagcCATTTGcattctcttgttctttcattcttcTCACTATCCTCTTTACtagtatgtcctagtttcaattcaaagttccaacaacaatatgattctcttattgtttcagttcatcttgtgtaaggccccggaaatttcgctaagtaattcaggattttgtggtgccaggtaggctaattataatattttatgtgctattaacatgatgggcATCAATTCAacttggtaaataagtgtataagtcttataatgtgtaatgtggggtctaatgggaggcctaagtctaagtcaaattggaaaatttcatactaggctaaaattccaaatgagttcgcaTAAGTCCACAATTTGGATGatcatatataaatatatataaggttttatgtggtTCACAACatatcaaatgaaaggtcttcgattctagtttctaacgcttcaaactaTTCGTCATTTGGatattcctacacaaagttatgatcaaattaccaaaggctggatttGCGACCAATTTTATGATCGTAAAAcgactatgcggaccgcatatgcgTCGCATAATAAAGTAGTGTCGGGAAAAACATTATGCTGTCACATTTTGATTATGCTGTCAATTATGCTATCACATAATGATTATGCTATAAGAATGCTGCCCACATTTcgattatgctatagcataattgcACTACATATTTGACTTCGGGGGtcattttttggaaattttcatatCCGAACCCACTTTGATAAATAAGCTTTGGGGCTTCATCTGGGACTATTTTACACAAAATctagagagaggtgagagcattttagagagataAAGAGGGAACCTAGCCTCTTAATCATCAATCCTACACAAACCCTCAAGAATCAAGCATGCTAATCTCTAGTTCACTATCTTCTGGGTAAGTCCTACTTATAATATTTCATATATGAGATTATGAGTTCAAAAATATATTGTGGGGTTAAAAATAGGCCATTCATATGGAACTAAGCTATAGTATGTGGGATTAATGAACTATTTTGGGTAGTTCTTAATGAAATTGGATAAGGGAAGAAGGAATTTCTATTGTAGAACCTTGTAGTCTATTTCACATGattaggtgtttgatgaaattcctaagagagttacaccatgATAAATCTTTCTAAATTATTAATCGATTCTCGCTATCTCCTTATAGATAGTTATTGCTAGAAGTGTTGGTGGATTGTAGAAACTTAAGGAAAAAccctttgaggtatgtatggctaaaaccccctattcttagaaattgagctcccatggtgtccatGAAAATATTGTAAGTCCGAAATTCGATTGATGAAGTACTTGTTATTTCAAAGAAATCgttgttgcaagaatatatgtaaAAGGTGtatctcaatgtgttcaatatgctattcttggtaaattgaggatacatgaagaatatgaactatgtgctaaaatgcctagatttcaagtcaagtttaaattgagattgttatgccaaactatgtgaaatcctccatgtataaagatgtttgaaataaatcaaatgaaTTAGGAAATAGAGTATGGCCAACGTACCGAGAACTTGAGTTATAATTGTGCCTagtgatgcctatgacatgagaaaatatgaaacagattatcaaatgagccttgactctactttccataaatgacttcaataataaagtgCCCTAAAGGCTTTGTACACAATTTATGCCCATAAGTGGTTGTTCGAGATAATTTTTTGCCTTATAAGTACATCCAATGTGATCCGAGTTATTACATacttcgatgttgaaattgtatatcGTCGTGATTGGAAAAGGGTAATTCATGAATAATTGGTATAATTGCTTATTTATGACTTTGATGTGTGTTTATATGGTGGTTTGGTGTGTCCCTTCCTTTTTggaagaatcctttgtgtttaaagttccattgctaatgaacttgaggtgtatgatttctaaaatattgtatatgcccatgattcatgattcctctcatgtgtacttgacatcttggagtgaatggcttgttgttgaaattgatattgatgtgaaatgtgggggaaaagagctagaattatgaaatgtggcctagtgccaagtatgatgtgataattatggccccaagtgccgatgaattGATATGTGTGATATAAACTTGAAaggagatgattgatggaaaaatgGAAATGTCTTGATAAGACGGCTTAGCCAATCGGGCCGTGACGGACGCCATGATGCACACATGATGGTACTGTGCTGATATTCAAACCAGAAAGTGAaatgaaattgtgattgaggtataCATCTCAAatgagatggcttagccgatcgggccgagatcgaaCTCCACGCAAAAACggtggtggtattgtgaatgatggtgCAATAGTATAAAATGTCCCAACCTAAAGTTATGAAAGTTATGTGAAAGTTATATGATTCCTGTTATTTGATGATgtagtgattgtttaaagcttttgttgaatctttatgatttctttgttcttgtatgatagttctttctatttgtgatttctttattcttgtatgatagttctttctaatgagatggtgtttaggtatacatactagtgctattcgatgacactaacatcccttttgtcgggggcgctacacctttaaatggatgtaggtggttctatagcatGCAGTGTTGGTCACATCTAGTGACACAtcttcctttcaactgacttggTAAgtcccacttcatttcggggtcttgTACCGTTGTTTATCATATaatttgtattttgaggtatagctggagccttgttgccgacatttccatgttactcttcagttgtatttagaggctccgtaaacAGGTTGTGGGTGGAGTTTGATAATGGAAAATTGAATTAGAAATATTGATATTTGGAAaagatgtataaaacttgtaatattttgaagattatgaatgaagttgctaatgaaaaaaaaatggaagttgttaataaAATAATTACAAGGTATGATTGATGGATttcatctcctctttattcatgaattagtttgggtagaatgaaacctaacaagCTTGCTCAGTCAGAATTACTCGGTTGAGCACCAGTCGCGCTCCTCggttttggggtgtgacaaatatggtattagagcctaaggttttaaagtgtcctaggatgtctcgaagCCGTGTCTaatagagtccttcttatcggtgtgttgtcgatcacatctataagttggagtctatttggacatttaggaatttcacccttctttgatactccaaATCGTGCAGTAGAGCCCAAGATAGGGAGCTAATTTTCTTGATATGTATTATTCTCAAGAAGAGTAACCTTGATACCATAATCCATGAGTTTGAAGCAGTAAGGAGGGAATGACCCCACCATTGA
Proteins encoded in this window:
- the LOC138890407 gene encoding uncharacterized protein, giving the protein MKTQALAENPVDEEYESLKTYFPDEEVMCVVEVDHDEKPAWKLFFDVAANMKNVGIGAVLISETGQHYPIAAQLRFYCTNNMAEYEACILGLRLAIDMGVHEILVLGDSDLSIEFRHIPRAHNEISDALATLASMVYHPDKAYVDPVHIQVRDQHAYYNVVEEEINGEPWFHDIKYIKLGIYPVHATGDQTRTIRRLASGFFLNRGILYKRTPDLGLLRCIDAKEALTIMAEVHSGICGSHMNGYVLTKKIL
- the LOC138890403 gene encoding uncharacterized protein, which codes for MVQGFTQWHEKLHFALLGYRTTIRTSVGTTPYLLGYGTKAVILVEVEITSLRIITKAKIDDDEWVKTRLEQLSLIDEKRLAVVSHGQLYQKRMARAYNKKVCPQKFEVGQLVLKCILPHQAKAKDIESKCVDMAINCDAVKRYYV